Genomic DNA from Corylus avellana chromosome ca4, CavTom2PMs-1.0:
AACCACCCTTCATGTCCGGAGAGTAGCCCACATGCTAGGGAACACGCTGTCTCCGGTTTTCCTTATGTCTGAACATGTGTCCTCCATGTCTGAACATGATTGCTAGTGATGCTGACTGACCTGGTCATGTCTGCAGGTATGTCCGGATAGCTTAGGGAAGATTTAGTTGTTGGGAGCTCCTCATGTGCTCGGCAACCCCATATGTGGATGTGACTCAAGCTAAGCTTGTGTCCCAACCACAATTCTGTAGGTATCTTGGAAACAGACTTAGATGGAACCATATTCAGCAAGTATGCTACTGTTTTTAAAGCATATCCCCAAAAAGAAACATGTAGAGTAACAATACGCATCATAGCTCTTACAATTTCTAAGAGTGTTTTGTGTCTTCTTTCTGCTGTACCATTTAGTTGAGGAGTACCCAGTGCAGTCAACTGTGATATAATCCTAACTTTTCATAAATGGTCTTTGAAGTCCTCGAGGAAGTATTCATGACCTCGATCAGATCGAATGGCTTTAATATGTTTATCTAATTGTTTTTCGGCTTCAACCCGAAACTCTTTGAATCTTTCAAAGGCTTCAGATTTCTTATGCATTAGGTAAACATAACCATACCTTGAGTAATCATTAGTGAACATGATGAACTACTTATAAGGTGATTCACAGTATGCACTAATTCTAACTTGAACTACTTATGGGACCACATACATCAGTATGCACTAATTCTAACGAATCTTTGGCTCCATACCCTTCTGCAGAGAATGACCTTTTCGTCATTTTACCTTCAATACATGATTCACAGGCTGGGTAATTCCCAAAGTTCAATGGGCCCAGAAGCTCGTCATTAATTCGTCTTTGAATCTTCTTTGAGTTAATGTGACCAAGATGTAAGTGCTAAAGATGTGACAAAGATATGCTTCATTAGTTGAATGAACTTTCTTTTTTAGTGGTAAAGTATCATGAGTActaaaacaaaattgttaaTAGAATATAAAGTAGGAGGAATAATATACAAACCATCATTATActagaacaaataaataaattatcctTTTGTATTATCGCGGTTTCACTCAAAATAGAGGCATAACCGCATTTACcctaaaaaatcacaaaaattaaattccTGCGTATATTGGGTACATAGAGAcgaattaataatattaaaactcttgaattgaaataaattttagaaattcCAATGGAGTCGATCGGAACCCTTGTCCTATCTCCAAGTGTCAAGCACATCTCTCCATTCAGTTGTCTGGTTAGCTGTAACCCCAGCAATGAATTGCAGACATGATTAGTTGATCCTGAAGTCACTCACTAGGAATTTGTTGGATTCACAACTAAACATGTTTCAACCAAGAAGGAAGATTCTTTACCTTGACTTCTAGAAGCAAGACACTTGGTTCAATCTTTCTTCCAATGCCTTGGCTTATCACCGTGGTAACATTTTCCAATATGTTTGCCTTTTGTTCATTTCTCGGCTTTCTTAAACCTGTTGGCAAGAACTTTGCCCACTTGTTTAATCGGCTTCTTCTTAAAACCTTTTGGCTTAGAAGTAGAAGGCCGAGCAATGTTAAGTGAAGCCTTGGTCTTGAGGATTTTTTCGCTACGATAAACTCATTCATTAGTTCAACCAATGTGCAATCATTTTTACTCATTGACACATTCAACCTGAACTAATTGAATGAATTAGGGAGAGACTGTAGAGCAATGTCTACTTGAGATTCTCTATCAATCTTAGCACCCAGAACCTCCAGTGTATTAAGCATGACGATCAAGGCTAGACAATGTTTTCTTATTAGAGTACCTTCAGCCATCTTTATATTTAACAAAGATCTCATTGTTTCTTCTTTCGCTTCAAGATTTTGCTCTACAAACATTTCTTTCAAGATGGCCATCATGTTAGAAGCATGATCAGAATTTTGAAGTTGATGTTGGATCACGTTTGATAGAGAGGCCAAAACATATCACTTTCCATTTCGTTGGATTTCTCCCAGCGATCATGTCGTGCTTTCTCATCCTCAGATGCATTTGCTGCTGCATCATTTGGAAAAGCCTCGGTCAGCACATATTTGTGCCCCTTAGCTGTGAGCACAATGTCCAAATCACATTTTCAATCCACGTAATTAGGACCTGTCATCTTATTTTGATTCAAATTAGTTGAGAAAGGGCTAAACGAAGACATTCTTGTTCtgaaagttttttaaatttgagcatACATCAgacatatatatttaacatcTATTCATcagacatatatataaaagaaggaCTTCTAGGGTTGGATGCCTAGGGCATGTAAAACCATAGCTTCCACCTCCTTAGTAGTTGACGCATAGGGCTAGGGATTAGCTCACTGGCTCATGCATCCACTGCATGTCCCTTGGGCTTGGATTTTATTACTAGCCAAATTTCCCTCTTATGCATTCTTCTGCACTGTTTCTctctagcccatgttttaataaagtaaaacaaGCAGCCGAAATAAGAAAGCTATATTGGTTAAATTACATTAGCTTGGTGCAAAACTCGTAGCGCCGTTGTGTAGAAGATGACTCCTCTTTGCCTCAAGTGGTGCATTTGgaacaagagaaatgctagatgtttcgagGACTCGACTAGGAATATCGAGGaccttattcattttttcttgtacaccctttTCACTTGGATTGCTGGTTGGCTAGCGCCCCTAGTGATCAGCTtccatgattttctttttacgttctcttcttttttttcttcttcttagtcgctctcttgtatacttcccgtgtactagggttgcgcccctctgcgcttttgatctatatatctttacttatcaaaaaaaattacattagcTTGGTGAGAGACCTaaagagaagaataaaactaGCTTCTGATAGTCCCGACTTACCTAAGTcactatttaattacaattgaatctagaaaagaatttaattgcactctagtttatatttttgattaaaacaattaatcccttagatttatttaatattgACTTTTGATTCCTCAATGAAATCTTATGTAGCAGAATTAAGGACAAAGATACTGCCACTTAATcctctacctctttatccttgagtcactgattttattattattattcccaTACTTGTGAAAGCCTTATCACATGTACATTATTTTGGCTTGCCCAACCAAAATACCTTGGTGAGGCACTCGAAACAATTcaatccataaaatctatctcaatgagaaattttttttttttatataagtaatgatgcattaaagagcgcagaagggcgcaacccaagtacacaggaagtatacaagagagcgactaagtagaagagaaagaagaagagaacataaaaagaaaatcagggaaATTGATCTCTATGGGAGCAAGCCATCCTGCAGTCCACATATATAGcgtatacaaaaagaaatgtacAATGTCCTCAAGGTTTCTCGACAAattctcaaagcatctagcattcatttccttccataAACACCACATGAGACACaggggaaccatcttccacaccaccgCGCTTCGGGATTTAccacccgaccaccaactagctaacatctccttgacgcttctaggcataacccaacacatgttgaaCCGAGAGAAGACAACATCCCACAAAAAGCGCGCAACCCCACAGTGAAGAAAGatatgatccacagactccccttccgattcacacatgcaacaacgattaATTACCACAATGCCCCTCTTCCTAACATTGTCCAAAGTAAGGGATTTCCCAAGGGCGGctgaccaagcaaaaaaagccactctcgaaggaaccTTAGTGcaccaaatacttttccaagggaaatggATGGGCTCTTTAAGAACGATCTTCCTGTAAAAGGagcgaacctcaaacttcccttttctagaAGGAATCCACCACATACGATCTTCCCCTTCCCCCCGCAACGAGAgcgaatacaagagcgagagAAGGGAGGCTAAAGCCGCCTCCTCCCAATCATCAATTCTTCGAATAAAGGTAACATTCCAATGAACCATACCATTTATACTCTCCCTGATGTCCGCAATGGAGGCAGCCTTGTTGCTAGCTATTTTGAAAAGGCTGGGAAAAGCTTCCTTGAGGGACAAATCGCCGCACCAAATATCCTACCAAAAATTGACTTTCAACCCCAAGCCAGGATCCAATCTGAAATGACGTTGAAACGAACTCCAACCCCTGCAAATGTGTTTCAGTAACCTCACCCCATGCGAACCACGAGGAACTTTAGAGCGCCAACCTCCCTGGGTCACCCCATACTTTGCTACTAAAAtccttctccaccaagcctcttctTCATTgacaaatctccacaaccatttctccaaaagagcttgattaaaaaaCCGCAGACTCCGGATCCCTAAACCGCCTTCCGAAATCGGGCTACACACCTCGTGCCAGCTAACCAAGTGGATCTTAGGCTCATCGTTGAGCCCCCCCCAAAGaaaatcccgttgaatcttctTAATGCGATTCGCCACAGAGATAGGGAtaggaaagagagacaaaaagtaagtggGAAGGTTGGATAaagtgctcttgatgagagtgagcCTAGCTCCCTTGGACAAATACGAGCGTTTCCAGGGGGGCAACCTTCTAGCAATCTTCTCAATCATGTCTTCCCAAATAACCAAAAGCTTGAAAGAAGCCCCAAGAGGAAGACccagatacttcaaaggcaaagaacCGGTGCCACAACCCAGAATGCCAGCCAACTCACCCGCCTCACCCGATTTGGCTCGATTTACTTTTAGCCCAGACACCGCCTCAAAGCCAATAAGAAGGGCTTTAATGAATCTGATTTGGTCAGGAGtagccccacaaaaaaccaatgtatcatctgcaaaaagaaggtgagaaaCAACAACCCGTTCCGACTCTCCGGCACCCACATAAAAACCATTGATGAAACCCCTGCTGATGGAAACATTAATCATCCTGCTGAACGCCTCCATAACTAAGATGAACAAAAAAGGTGAGAGGGGATCACCTTGTCTCACCCCACGTGAACTCTTAAAGAAGCCGGAAGGAGAGCCATTGATCAAAACTGAAAACCGCACAGACGATATACAATGTTCAATCCATAAGCACCATTTCTTGCCAAAGCCGCACCTCCTTAACATATAGAGTAAAAACTTCCAGTTCATAtggtcataagccttttccatatccaacttGCACAAGAGGCCGGGATCCCCTTCTCTGATACGGCTATCAAGACATTCATTGGCTATAAGAACTGAATCCAAAATATGTCTGCCCTTGACGAAAGCATTCTGAGAATTGGATATGACCCTATCCATAACTCTCCTCATTCTATTGGCTAACACCTTAGCTATAATCTTGTAGATCCCCCCACAAggctaattggacggaaattctTTAGATCAGAAGCCCCCTAAGCCTTCGGAATAAGAGCCaaaaaagtagcattaaggcttttttcaaatttacctctaCCATGGAACTCCGCAAAAACAACCATAATGTCCCTTTTGATCACATTCCAACAATCCTGAAAGAAAGCCATAAAAAAACCATTCGGGCCTGGcgccttgtccctatccatttttttaaccACCTTCCatacctccctttcctcaaaaggaacTTCCAAACTAGAGGACTCATCAACATCCAATCTGTCGAAGTGAAGGTTATCCAACCTCGGTCTCCAACTGAGAGACTCCGTGAAAAGCGACTCATAAAAGTGGGTGATATGATtactaatagcctcttgatCCGTAGAGCCATTGATATTCAATGACTCAATGTAATTCTGCCTGCGATTGGCATTAGCAATCCGATGGAAGAATCTCGTGCACTTGTccccctctttcaaccaacggatcctagatttttgcctccaactaatTTCTTCTTGAAGGAGGGAGGATTCTAGCTCTCTGGCAAGCGCCCTTTTCCTCTCGATCTCCTCGATAGATAAGCCTCTCTTTTCTTCCGCCCTATCAAGAGCTTTAAGATCATCCATGCGGGCCTTAACACTCACCCCCACATTGCCAAAATCTTGGTCATTCCATCTCTTAATGTCCTATTTGAGAGCTTGCAGCTTCTTAGAAAGGATGTAACTTGGGGTGCCATGAAAATCATACGAGGCCCACCAACTACGAACtttatccacaaaaccctccgCTTTTAGCCACATATTCTCGAATTTGAAGGGTCTTTTACCTCCCGAAAACGGATTGCACTCCAGCATAATAGGAGCATGGTCGGAGCAAACCCGAAGCATCCTTTTTTGCCTCAGATCCGGATGAACAACCTCCCAATCCGTAGAAACTAGAAACCGGTCAAGCCTAGACCAAGAGCGACTATTGGACCAAGTGGAGATCTCCCCAACTAAGGGAAGGTCCATGAGGCCCTGCTCCGAAATGAATTCACCAAAATCCCTCATGGTAGCTCGAGAATAAACTCCCCTCGATCTTTCGCTTGGATAAAGAGTAACATTGAAGTCCCCACCAATACACCACGGCATATCCCAACAACTCATAACCCCTGCCAGCTCCTCCCAAAGAAGACGTCTAGAATTGACTCTATTAGGCCCATACACCCCCGCGAACGCCCAAACAAGACCATTCGCCacatttttgaaagaacaagcCGCCACATAACTGCCCAAAACAGCATCAATCTTCTCTACTACCCTCTTATCCCACATTAGCAAAATGCCACCCGACGCCCCTCGAGAAGGAACATAGCACCACTCCACATACGGGCAGCCCCAAACACTCCTCACTAAGCTGATTGAAATACAATCCAATTTGGTCtcttgaaaacaaattaaatctgCCTTCTAGCTTCTAAGCAGATTTCTAACCCTCAACCTCTTCACCATCTCATTCAggcctctcacattccatgaaaTAATCTTCATCTTCATGAGTTAACTCGATTGACCCTCCCCTTATTCCTCTCCTTCCCAGCATAATCCAAAAAATTAACTGAAGACTGCAAATTTGTTAGCTCTCTCTCACCTTTTTTGACTGCAGATGTAGCCTCCTCCCCTTCCATTTCATTGTCCTTTTGGTCAGCCATAAGCATCCCAATGGTGGCTTCGAGCTTCCTTTCATCTCCATCACACGATAAACCAACCTCTTTACAAACCTGAATAGTGAAAACCTTCTCCTGACCCTCCATCAAATCCTCATTCAATGAATTTGGAACACAGGACACCTGGGTCGAGGATACCACTACTGCAGGGGAATCTCCGCCCAAATTTACCCCCGGCGCCGTGCCCAGAATACCCATCATAGAACCACCCGAAAGTTGTTCCACCAAGCCGTACCCCGATAGTTCCACACCTGAGGCTGTTCCAGCAACACCCCCAAAGCGCTCCGACGGCTTCCACCTTACAGCCTTCTCCCCCAAAATCCCCTGACCAGAGCCACTCGACCCACCCTTTGAAACACCTTGATCATCGTGTCCGAGAATTGGAGAAGGAGAGCCGTCAGAAAGTAAGTCCATCTGCGATTTACCCCGAGGGCTCGAGGCAGAACCCATTGTCGACTTAGCCTGAGCAGGGGTACCCACCATCGNNNNNNNNNNNNNNNNNNNNNNNNNNNNNNNNNNNNNNNNNNNNNNNNNNNNNNNNNNNNNNNNNNNNNNNNNNNNNNNNNNNNNNNNNNNNNNNNNNNNAACTTTTCtcttcaaacggatttttttcagtgttaaatgcacttttagacccctcaaacgtACACTCAACACAGGCTctaagtgtagcattactcatttataGCAGACAAACTcctaaaaaactgaaataagtcggtttaacaaaaacttaaGTAGCTCATTCATACGAGATCACTTCTTCGAATGAGACTGCaataaactccaaaaaaaaaaaaaaaaaaaaatcatccctCATTCATATGAGACATCGAACGAGATAGCAAACAAGCAATTCTGAACTCCACTGGATCATGCAAGATGGTTGTTAATAATTCTAAACATCCTGTAGGTAAAGGTTGGGTGGGGCTGCCTTGAGTTTTCCCCCTTgccttttattcttttaacttctttccttcttcttttccttattaattCAATCTTTACTCATCCGAGAAAAGAAACATGCAGAGTTTGAAATCTTTGCgtcttaaaaatatttgttcATTTATCTTGAGAGACATGATGAAATGCTAACATCAAAAGGGACATATATCCACccgcaaaatatatatatatatataacctgcAGCTCCATAGATGGTTTGTCCATTTTGCTGAGATGCTTTGAATGCAAATTATGTCTTTCAATCACCTGCTGCATACTTCAAACAACAAACGAATAGCTATTCAGTTCCTTCCTCCTCTGTTTTCCTTAGCATAAAATGAAAGTGGAGATGAAAATTACCAACTTTTAAAATAGACTTTGACGGTAGATTTGGTGCTAATGAAATGAAATGTATCTTACAAGCTATAGAACATACAGCCTTGACACTTTACTAACGTGTCAAGccttgacacgttactaacggtccgttacaaataaataaaattcttgtaGTGCCACTATACTACATGCATGGTTCAATATGATAATAAGCATGATTTAaggaccctcatctttttatatttgttattacCTATCACTTCATTAATCTGAGATGATCACTCATAATAGTCTTAAGGGCAATAAAAGTAAAGAGCGTCACTCCTAATGAGGACAATAAAAGCAAAGATAATCACTCATAATAGTGaggacaataaaaataaatacaatcaCTTATGAAAGTCATATATAAGATCAATCCTAAgtataataaaagtaaaagtaatttatatcacgttttacttatttttatctcataagcATGCATATTGGGCCTTTAACgacataatttgaaaaaaacagACCCATACAGAATTAAATAGCACAATGAGAAAAACTCATTGAGCTAATTTGTAAAAATTGCATTCCCGGGACTCTAAACACTATTCACACTACgaccctttttctctctctcactagctCAGCTCCTTTCTCTCAGACTTGAAGGGGGTGGGGTGGTTTTTATAGGCAATTAgtaattaaacttaaccaataaGTGGTAAGATGATGACTCATGAAGGTGACTCACTCAAATTTACGCGTATCCATTTTAACCTACGTACGTAAGTCACTTAATTTTGTCTTGTAGCTAAAATATCTTCCATATTTAAAGCTTCTTGACTTGACTTGGCCAAAAGCTATTCATGGAGTGATTATCCCATTCAATCAATCGATCGAGTAGGATTTTCCTAGATAAATGTGGTAGAAAGAACTCATTTGTCGTACATTGTACTTATGTTATTGGTGTTCTATCTTTTGAATCAACATTATTATGTCCAtgcattgaaaaaaattattcccGTGTTAGTTACTACATATCAACGAccactaatttttaattttttgtttgtatgaAATTAGTGACGACAAGAAATTATAATCATTGATAAGTAAACAATAACGACGATGTTTGAATCGTTGCTAAAAATATAGTTGttaaaaaccaattttcttgTAGTAAACCTAACCCGATTAGTAGGATATGAACAAGACAATACAATTTGTCTTCTAAAGCATAATAATCCCGAAGTATGTTTCTAAATTAGttcatcatatatatcattcatgTGCTTTAATTGCACTTCTATATCAACTGTTTTAATCCCAAAATATGTTCCATTTTCACAGTTACTTGTACACGTCAATCCAAACAAGTGGCAATTATTCCAACCATTATTTTACGAGTGATTACAATGAAATTTATATACTAGAATATGCCTAGTTGATTCTTTAATTAactatataaacaaataattagtGAGCGGTGTAGATGTTcaacaagaaaaagaacattTCTATATAgaaatgttctttttcttttttccccctccAAGGATAGATGTAGATCCATTTTTCTCATAACTAATAAATACGTTTTATTTCAAATTGGGTTGGTTTTTCAATCTAATAAGTTAAATTATCACATCTTTAATTAGAACACGTGATTttcatatacatttttaatttttacttaaatttttaataggGCGCGTGTGTGTGTGAACCAATTGCATCTCTAACAACTTGTGTAAGAGTCACAATTCTCTTAAATTTAGCTAATTAATATGGGCCAAAAAATTGCTCCTTTCCATCATTCAAATCCAACATCTAGTTCATTCGTACGTACGTATGCTATATTTTATGAAGTGCAGAAACACAAATATCTAATTCAGAGGAGTGAATAAGAAAGTAGCTAGGTGATATTAACATCTCAGGGGTGAAAGTAGATAATTGTGGTCTGCAGAAAACATAAGAGTCGGTAGTAGTTTTTTTCAGTGATCAGTCTTCTTGTTTAATTTGGATCTTTTATTTTGAGCAGTTGGCTCTCacatattctctctctttctctcaagaATGCATGAATAAAACGATCAAAATGTATACAATAAGTAGAAagatgtttgagagagagagagagagaaaccttgagCTGGCGTAGTCAAAGAGCTTTCCAGTAGAAGAGAAGACAATGAGAGCAATTTCAGCATCGCAGAGAGTTGAGAGCTCCATAGCCTTCTTAAACAGTCCCCTCCTCTTACAGAAAGTCACCTGTCTTGCAGCCCTGTTGTCGATCTTTTTCATCTCGATTCTCCTCCTCTTCATTTTTGCAAAAATCTCTTTACAAAATGATATGGAGAAAGAAATAAGAGATATATAGATGTTATCCTCGTACAAAAGCTAGAGGAATAATAACCCTTCACAAAAGAGGAATCTCAGAGAGAGCAAATCAAACTCCTACACTACACATGAAAAGTATATAAAGGGAGAAGCTTTATTAAGGGTGAGTCATatagaaaatcaaaacattaacaaaaataaaaataaaaaagaacaagaaaaccaGTCCTTTTCACAAAGAGAAAGAGTATATAAAACTTATAGAGAGGATAATAGAAAGCTAGAAGAAagatcttttaaaaaaataaagaatcaaAACTGCACTTGCTCtctccaaaaaaagaaaaggaggaaaaatatgaaaactaaGCTAAAATTTAACCTACCCTTCAGAACAATAACTGAATTTAGCAGATCTCCCACCCGTCTTCAAGCATTCTACAAATAGAAaaggtggagagagagagagagagagagagagagagtggaatgTAGAGTTagaatattaaaggaaaaaagaaagatgggtTTTGCATAAACCAGGATAAACAGCTGCACCTTGACAAATTTAGCTTAGAATCTCAAACGAAACCCTAGCTTTAAGAAGCACCGTGggagtgaagaagaagaagaatgaacccTACCAATCCAAGCCTACTATTGAGTTCGTAGAGGTGTTGACGTCTCACACAGAACCAAATGTTTTAAGATGgggacagagagagagagagaatgaatgAGATATAGACAGAATgaagcatttttttctttttcttttttcctgttgtaaggaaaaaaagaaaagttccgTTTTTGGTCAAGCAAGAACTCATGGTGAGTTTTGCTTTTGTACAGATTGCCACGCTGCATAATAACACGTTTGTACCCTCGTACCGGTCATCCTGAGgagtgttttctgttttttttttttttttcctccattcCGGAGCTACTactatacatacatatatatatatatatatatatatgaaagtcaTATATAAATACTTTTTGAAGGTGACTCCAATCCCAAGAAGTGAGACTGTTAGCCAACATGTTCTGCGCCTTCTTAGAGCACTCCTTGCAACCTcagcaaaattattttttgattattttagtgagacaatttaataaaaatagcttaaatcttcacttttcagactcactactttaacaaaaaaaaaaaaagtgaagtaaATAGTACccaccaaatataaaaagtgatGTTTACTCATCTACtgattaaacaactcatttctctgtcttcttttttgcttttagtttctctctctctcttttctaagaataaacaaatctttgaaaaattatatttaaatggaatagtattggattgttaaaatagtgaggctgctgTGGATGCTTTAAAACTGTgagttattaaaataatcaaaagtgcacttttggttattttgatgagtaaaatttggtgaggctaGTAGGAATGCTCTTATGGACTATAATAgtcactctttttcttttttgagtttAACGAGAGGAGAAATTAAGTTGcacaaaaaatcataattatgaTAAATAAGATGAAGGTAATTTCTTAAGGTACGTtaataaaagaaagagtaatattatatgtCACTTTTGTGTttctcttgtgtcactccaagaatgatatgacttataaaattatcattggccttgtaattgatttttattgaattttgatcaagttgtgattttaaaagccacctcattatTAGAGTGACAGATGAGCCAAACAATagtaacttctaaaattactctaaaTGAGGcgataacaaaaaaattcactgTCAAAGATGGAATACAAAGgagagaaaactattaaaaacCAAAGCTtcaatacactcaaatctca
This window encodes:
- the LOC132177995 gene encoding uncharacterized protein LOC132177995, with protein sequence MWDKRVVEKIDAVLGSYVAACSFKNVANGLVWAFAGVYGPNRVNSRRLLWEELAGVMSCWDMPWCIGGDFNVTLYPSERSRGVYSRATMRDFGEFISEQGLMDLPLVGEISTWSNSRSWSRLDRFLVSTDWEVVHPDLRQKRMLRVCSDHAPIMLECNPFSGGKRPFKFENMWLKAEGFVDKVRSWWASYDFHGTPSYILSKKLQALK
- the LOC132177996 gene encoding MADS-box protein JOINTLESS-like produces the protein MKRRRIEMKKIDNRAARQVTFCKRRGLFKKAMELSTLCDAEIALIVFSSTGKLFDYASSRPQLSTFTPEMLISPSYFLIHSSELDICVSALHKI